CGGGCAGCAGCGCGCCGAGATACTCGTCATCGCCGGCGCCATCGGGCAGGTGCAGGTCCACCGACGAGGGCGGCTTGTGCGCCGGGTAGTTGTTGTGCTGGTGGATGGAGAGCGTGAACACGCTCGGATCGTCGCGGAAGATCGCCGCGGTGCCGTTGCCATGGTGCACGTCGGTGTCCACCACCATGGCCTTGGTGATGCGCCGGTCGGCCTGCAGCCGCCGGATGGCCACGGCCACGTCATGGATGGGGCAGAAACCCTCGCCGTGGTCGGGATAGGCGTGATGGAACCCCCCGCCGAGGTTCGCGGCAAAGCCATCACGCAGCGCGCGCTCTCCCGCCAGGATCGAGCCGCCAGCCGCCAGCCACGCCGCCTCCACCATCTCCGGAGAATAGGGAATCTCCAGGCGCATCTCTTCGGAGCGGGTGAGGGTGCCCTCCTTCAGCTTCCAGACCCAGTCCTTGCTGTGCACGCGCAGGATGTCCTCATCGCGCGCCGCTTCGGGCTGCAGGAAATCGTCCTGCGCGGCGAGCTTGTCGTGGAGGAGAAACTCGGCGATGAGGCGGAATTTCTGGGAGGGAAAGACGTGCGCGCCGAGGTTCAGATCGTAGCGTGGGTGATAGATGAGCTTGAACGGCAGCATGGCACCCCGCCGGGTCAGCCTTCTTAATTCTCGCGTTCGAGGATGAAATCCGGAACGGCCAGCAGCGCGCGCCCGTA
This sequence is a window from Terriglobia bacterium. Protein-coding genes within it:
- a CDS encoding histone deacetylase, with the protein product MLPFKLIYHPRYDLNLGAHVFPSQKFRLIAEFLLHDKLAAQDDFLQPEAARDEDILRVHSKDWVWKLKEGTLTRSEEMRLEIPYSPEMVEAAWLAAGGSILAGERALRDGFAANLGGGFHHAYPDHGEGFCPIHDVAVAIRRLQADRRITKAMVVDTDVHHGNGTAAIFRDDPSVFTLSIHQHNNYPAHKPPSSVDLHLPDGAGDDEYLGALLPAVRKALDEFQPQLVFYLGGADPFCEDQLGGLALTQEGLRERDRMVFEEARRRGVAVASALAGGYARRVEDTVRIHVNTILAAREVAAAFPSASAAGNC